The DNA region TATCGCTCCAACGGAAAATGGAGCTGCCCGATGGTCATCCGCGCACCGTACGGCGGTGGCGTTCACGGAGCACTGTATCACTCGCAAAGCGTGGAGAAACTCTTCATGGGAGTGCCCGGCCTGAAAATCGTCATGCCGTCCACTCCGTACGACGTGAAAGGTCTTCTCAAGTCCGCCATCCGTGATGAAGATCCGGTTCTGTTCTTTGAGCACAAACGTTGCTACCGACTCATCAAGGGTGAGGTTCCGGAAGGGGACTACACGGTGCCGATCGGCAAAGCCGAAGTGAAGCGGGAAGGCACCGACGTCACCGTGATCAGTTACGGTTTGACGCTCCATTTTGCCCTTCAGGCTGCCGAGATGCTGGAAAAAGAGGGCATCAGCGTGCACGTGCTCGACTTGCGCACGATCAAGCCGCTTGACAAAGAAGCGATTTTGGAAGCGACCGCGAAGACGGGCAAAGTGCTGGTCGTCCATGAAGACAACCTGACCGGCGGAGTCGGAGCCGAAGTGGCCGCTCTGATTACCGAGCATGCATTCTTCGAACTGGATGCGCCGGTGCGTCGTTTGGCAGGTCCGGATGTTCCGGCCATGCCGTACAGCCCGCCGTTGGAAAAGGAATTCATGCTGAATCCCGACAAAATTGCCGCCGCGATCCGCGACCTGGCTGAATTCTGAGCAGAACGAGGAGGACAATCATGGCAACGGATATTCTGATGCCTCAGCTCGGGGAGAGCGTGACGGAAGGCACCATCGTCAAATGGCTCAAAAAACCGGGCGATCCCGTCGAAAAATATGAACCGATCTGTGAGGTTTCCACCGACAAGGTGAACGCGGAAGTGCCGTCCACCGTAACCGGAAAAATGGCCGAAATCATCGTGGAAGAAGGCACCACCGTGGCCGTCGGCCAGCTGATTTGCCGCATCGCGGCGGAAGGGGAGGATGTCGCGCCGGCACCTTCTCCGGCTCCGGCTGCCGAATCCGCTCCGGAGGCAACCGCTCCGGCCGAAGCCGCTCCGGCTGCGGCACAGCCCGCCGCCGCACCCGCCAAAGGCGCAACCAAAGGCCGTTTCTCCCCGGCCGTGCTGCGCCTGGCGGAAGAGCACAACATTGACCTGTCCCTTCTTCAGGGAACCGGGAAAGGCGGTCGCATTACCCGCAAAGACGTGTTGGCCGCCATTGAAAAAGGCATCGGCAAAGCCGGAAGCGCTCCGGCGACGCCTGCCGCAACGCCCGCGCCGGCACCTTCTCCGGCACCGACCCCGGCTGCCGCTCCTGCTCCGGCCACCGCACCGGCTTCGCCGTCTTCCGGTCTGCCGTCAGGCGTCGTGATCGAAGAAGGCGACATCGAAATTCCGGTGACCAACGTTCGCAAAACCATCGCCCAGCGCATGGTTCAGTCCAAGCACGAAGCTCCGCATGCCTGGACCATGATGGAGGTGGACGTGACCGGTCTGGTGCAGCTGCGCAACAAGATGAAGGATGACTTCAAGAAGCGCGAAGGCGTCAGCCTGACCTTCATGCCGTTCTTCATCAAGGCGGTCAC from Staphylospora marina includes:
- a CDS encoding alpha-ketoacid dehydrogenase subunit beta, which codes for MPVISYIDAVTQALKEEMERDPRVFVLGEDVGKRGGVFRATVGLYEQFGEYRVLDTPLTESAIAGVAIGAAAYGMRPVAEMQFADFIMPAFNQIVSEAARFRYRSNGKWSCPMVIRAPYGGGVHGALYHSQSVEKLFMGVPGLKIVMPSTPYDVKGLLKSAIRDEDPVLFFEHKRCYRLIKGEVPEGDYTVPIGKAEVKREGTDVTVISYGLTLHFALQAAEMLEKEGISVHVLDLRTIKPLDKEAILEATAKTGKVLVVHEDNLTGGVGAEVAALITEHAFFELDAPVRRLAGPDVPAMPYSPPLEKEFMLNPDKIAAAIRDLAEF
- a CDS encoding dihydrolipoamide acetyltransferase family protein, which translates into the protein MATDILMPQLGESVTEGTIVKWLKKPGDPVEKYEPICEVSTDKVNAEVPSTVTGKMAEIIVEEGTTVAVGQLICRIAAEGEDVAPAPSPAPAAESAPEATAPAEAAPAAAQPAAAPAKGATKGRFSPAVLRLAEEHNIDLSLLQGTGKGGRITRKDVLAAIEKGIGKAGSAPATPAATPAPAPSPAPTPAAAPAPATAPASPSSGLPSGVVIEEGDIEIPVTNVRKTIAQRMVQSKHEAPHAWTMMEVDVTGLVQLRNKMKDDFKKREGVSLTFMPFFIKAVTDTLKEFPMLNSVWAGDKIILKKRINISIAVATDDALYVPVIHDADEKSILGLAREVHRLADKTRKGKLDLKDLQGGTFTVNNTGSFGSVLSTPIINHPQAAIISFEAIVKRPVVKDGMIAVRDMMNICISLDHRVLDGLICGRFLQRVKERLEAWGPDSQI